One Solanum pennellii chromosome 9, SPENNV200 DNA segment encodes these proteins:
- the LOC107030546 gene encoding wound-induced protein 1 yields the protein MAPSIYIDSKPNMNLEIENNNKSIVKSLYKALSCTCGDTKKVTGIIVDDLEWWFHGPQNCHYMMKLLTGEVSNNNNNSFKFEPRSVDAIDDHRVIVEGWEGAKAYWVHVWTFKDGVITQFREYFNTWLTVTELRPMGWVHSTTLWQSHPRDLAKRSLPGLMLAI from the coding sequence ATGGCTCCTTCCATTTACATAGATTCCAAACCAAACATgaatttagaaatagaaaacaataataaGTCCATAGTGAAAAGTCTTTACAAGGCATTATCATGTACATGTGGTGACACTAAAAAAGTTACCGGTATTATTGTTGATGACTTagaatggtggtttcatggacCACAGAATTGTCACTATATGATGAAATTGCTCACTGGAGAAgtatctaataataataataattcattcaAGTTTGAGCCAAGAAGTGTAGATGCTATCGATGATCATCGAGTTATCGTTGAAGGATGGGAAGGTGCAAAAGCTTATTGGGTACATGTTTGGACATTTAAAGATGGTGTTATTACTCAATTTAGGGAGTATTTCAATACTTGGCTAACTGTGACTGAGTTGAGGCCTATGGGTTGGGTGCACTCCACCACATTGTGGCAGAGCCACCCACGAGACCTCGCGAAACGCTCACTTCCCGGCCTTATGCTAGCAATTTGA